The Apium graveolens cultivar Ventura chromosome 3, ASM990537v1, whole genome shotgun sequence sequence TAAAAACACATGAAGTAATAATCAGAACATTACCTCCGTGATAAGCCTGTCCCGTGAAATAACCCGGTGAAGACCAAACACTGGCATGGCGGCACCATTTATATACCGACCTGCGGGCAAATGCGGGTAAATGAAGAGTTGTAACCGGCGTTACCTTTTAATTCCGGGAGGCAGGAAGGTGTATGTATTATTAATCATCAATTAATGGATTAATGGATCAATTAATTAATCATGATTATGATTAATTTGATTCATGATAATGATGATGATAGAAAAAAGTAGGAGATGGGAGATAGCACAATATGAAAATAGGAGTTTTTAGAAGTGACACGTCAGACACCTGTGACCCTcctttatatagatatatagattcttttatcaaataaaaatataattttaaatgaGAAGAACGTTATATAACTATATAAGTGCAAAATGTCGTTGACTAGTTTGACTTGTAACTCAACACTTCCGTTTTGATTTAATTATCTATTGTTTCACCTAACATATTCGATGTtaattgaaaataatttaaataaatatccATATATAACTTAACAAACATCCTATTGTTATGACGTGTTACGTAAACAAAATGCTACAACATTACAGCGTAACACTAAGATCCCGTTTGGAAAATCtcaaaataaataacttataacttaaaatgaagAAATAACTTAAAAGTGATAAGTAAATGAAcatttataagttatataagtatttggataattttacttataaatcagaattttttttaacttaaatgaactaaaataattaatttttaaatataattatctcaattcataaattttaaattaaattaacatttaaaacatataatttaaaattaaagttaataaaaaaggaaaaaatttaaaataagttGAAAAAAATACGTTGTTACCAACATTTCACTTATCAGTTTATAAGTTacaaattcaacttataagttgggccGACAAACAATCGTCGATAAACTGTTACAGGCTTATAAGCCAGAAGTAACTTATAAGTGAGGACACAAACAGACCCTAAAACAGTTTGTGAATTAAGTGTTacatattataattataatatgttaAAATGTTTAGAAATTATATAATAAGTACATGATTTCAAATTTAATCAACAAATACGTAATCGTTTAGGTAAAATATAGCCACAGGCCCAAAAAAAAATACTAAAATATGTTATTTTTAAAAAAGGGAATATATGATATTAGTCTTGGTAAAGATTCGGAAGAAAAATTTACTTATTTTTCTGTTTCTGTTTTTCTAAATTTGAACTTAAAAAGTGTAAATTTCTGCCCGGGCCACTCCTTGTGGTCAATATATCCGGGGGCGGAACCAGGAATCTAACATGGGCGgaccaaaataaataaaagtagaAAATATACTGATTTATTTGAGATGTGCACACCTTTCTTTGAtcaaataaaaagaatcaatTATCTCATCGGCATAAATGGTCTCCGCAATCTCCTTTTCAATATACACTATCAAACAATCCCTAAGAAATTCATCTTTCATTCGATTGCGAAGACTTGTTTTCACAATTTTCATAGCAGAAAAACCTCGTTCAGATGTTGCAGTAGATGCTGGAAGAGTCAAGACAAGCCTTAATAGTCTATCAACTAATGGATACATGTCAGCTTTCCCCGTGGTTACCAATCCATGACATAAATCACCAAGAGTAGACAGATTCTTCAAATCTGGATGAACCGGAACATCCAACCCATAATGTTATAGTTCACACTGTAGATGGATTTTTTCATCTCCCAAAAAATCTTCTGGATAAAACTTTTCAGCTAACTTGCAAATGTTCTCTATGTTGAAAGACCTGTAACCATCCCTAGGATTTAGTGATGCACTTAAAATGAGAAGCTCCGTCATCTGTTCACTGAATCTATTGTTTAGCTCCTGTAATTGTTGATCTATGGCAGCTGTAAAGATTTCTACTCGGTAATGATGTTCCATTGTCACCATTTGCTTTTGTTTTCCTTGTCGACGAAGAGATTTAAGCACATCAAAATAGGGAGCATTCATATCTGGAATCAAGATAGTATGTcgttcacaaaatgatctcacaTTTTCTAAGAGACTCTCCCAACCTTCACTTCTCAATTTTTGAATCAACATCTTTGTAGTAGAAACCAGATGCATGGCATTTAAAATATCTTGAGACTTTTGTTGTAATGCTCATATTTACGGATTAGATGCAAAAGGAGAGTAGATAAAGAGAGATGATATTAGGGATTGTAATTTTGTAACTTGTATGTATAGTGTGTATTGGGGGTTTTGGGACCGGAGCAGAACAACTGAACAAGTATGTTCTGTTTTTAGACTTTAGTTTTAAGCatctttttttttgtttcaaaTTGTACTATCTTTATcttatatgtttatttattaattattaagattaatgAACAAATTCCATGATTTCCATCTAATCAATATTATTTTGAATGaaataattaacaaaatcaataaaattttgtataatcaattctcaatttcatttttttttaaatctaggGGGACCAAAAAAATTTTTGatagtaaattttaaaattttatattaaaattttggggttattccGCAGTGGCGGGGACCGGGGCTCCCTTCGATCCCCCCCCTAATTCCTCCCCTGAATGTATCTTATCTTCCTTACTCACTCTTTACATGTCTCCGTCAACTGATGCAGAGGTTCGAACTAGGGTGTAAATGAGTAAAATGGTTCGTGAGCTACTAGAATTCGCACTACAAAAAAACAGCTAAATAGAACCGCCCAAAAAATGGTGGTATTTAGTTAAATTCGACCGTtttcggttgtatttagctaaatacgacCGGTTTTTGAACCGGTTGTATTCGCTCGAGTCATATTGAGtaaaccggttgtatttagtaTTAAATAGGACcgcggctaaatacaaccgcttaaatACGACCGGCTAAATACAACCACATCCGGTCAAatttaatttttcgattttaatttgaaaatccccctaaaaatttgaatttttgtaaaataattttatttagtttgtcattttaacagtcaagtttcagtttgactagtacaactaactagtgtttattcctcaagtgatgtttcaattttttttaaattatttttcaacgatccaaccgtatggatgtcaatagatatatatattagtgatataaacaaagtttcatatcaaaataattttatttggtttgccattttgACAGTCAATCTccagtttgactagtacaagtgaccagtgtttaatcctgaattggtgtttcaatttttttaaaattatttttcaacgctccaaccgtatgaatgtcaatagatatatattagtgatatatccaaagtttcatatcaaaataatattatttggtttgtcatttaaAGTCAAGTTtcggtttgactagtacagctaagtagtgtttactcctgaattggtgttttgatttttttaaaaatatttttcaacgatccaaccgtatggatgtcaatatatatatatatatatatatatatatatatatatatatattagtgatataacaaaagtttcatatcaaaataatattatttgatttgccattttaatagtcaaTCTTCAGTTTGACTATTataactaactagtgtttaatcctgaattggtgtttcgattttttttttaaattatttttttaaaattggtgtttaatcttgacatccttaaagttggattattcataaacaatttttaaaaaatcgaaacatgagtatgagactaaacactagtaagaagtactagtcaaactaatagttgactattaaaatagaaaaccaaatacatttatttttttctaaaattttcatcatatcactaaaatatatagatcttgacatcctcaAGGTTAGATCATTCATTAACCATTTTTCAAAAATCGAAACACCGGTataggactaaacactagtaagaagtactagtcaaactacgagttgactgttaaaatagcaaaccgaatacatttatttttttctaaaaattttatcatatcactaatatatatagatcttcacatccttacggttggatcattcataaattattttgaaaaaaatcataacatcaatatgagactaaacattattaagaagtactggtcaaactactagttgattgttaaaataacaaaccaaataaatatatttttttctaaaatttttatcatatcactaacatatatagatcttcacatccttacggttggattattcataaattattttgaaaaaatcataacatcaatacgagactaaacaatattaagaagtactggtcaaactactagttgactgttaaaatagcaaaaccaaataaatttatttttttctaagaattttatcatgtcactaatatatatagatcttcacatccttatgtttggatcattcataaattattttgaaaaaattgaaacattaatatgagactaaacactattaagaaataccggtcaaactactagttgactgttaaactagcaaaccaaataaatttatttatttctaaaatttttataatatcactaaaatatatagatcttgacatctgtaagCTTGGATCATTCACAAAAGTtttgaaaaaatcaaaatattagtatgagattaaacactagtaagaagtactggtcgAACTACTTTGGTGTTAGGATCTCACCCCctaaattcaattttttaaaatagttaaaatttaaatattcaaattacttacatttttccgtaaacttttttttttgacaattttcatatccgtatggttggattataatttaaaacaaatacaaaataaattgaaactcaaactataattattaattgaaccATAAATATCTAATTATCATAATAATCTTTTTTGCAagaactaaaatataaattttgtgtaaattttattctatattttttcagaaattttctgccatttttaaaaataattcgacCGAAATCGATTGAATTTTGTACAAAATTCGTTAGCGGGAAAATTCCCTCAATTTTTTGGCAAGGCTAAATTCGACTGAAtccggttgaatttaggagcacggctaaactcaaccgtatacggttgaaTTTGACCATATATAAATACGACCATATATAAATACGACCacatgcggttgaatttagccgcaCTCTTAAATTCAACCGAAAACGGTTGAATTTGATGTTAGTTGTATTTGTGCGGTTATATTTAACCTTGTTTTCTTCTAGTGTCGACtcgtaaaatatttgaatttaacTCGATAAAAATTGAGCCGAGCTCCAGCTATTCGAATAATTTACCGAGCCGAGCTCAAACTTAATATTACTCAGTTCGTGAGTCTAATCGAGCTTGTGTTATTATAatctttttatttatttgatatgttttatttgatatattattatataaatacacaatttttatatatattttacatattgaaTTGAGTCGAATTCGAGTCGGACATATGGCATTCGAGTTTTTCTCGACACTTAATGAAGTCAACTCTAGTTTTTGAGCTGAACTCGAACATATCGAACTTTGATCGAACATATTTCTAACTCGGTCGAGCTTGAACCCAAATTATTTAGTCGATTTCAAACTCCATCCTGACAGTGTTGGACTTGACTCGTTTATAGCCCTATTCGGACATTAAACAAGGTAACATGACGTCACATGacataaatattataaaaaaagaGCAATGTTACATGACCGGGAAAGGATCACAATTATTTTTTACAAATGAGAGGTGTTATTTTTCATTTCGTGGGATTCATTTTAATGAACGAGAGTTTCATTTTATTTATAGAAGAGTAACTAATAATACAATAACAATTCGATATTATGGAATCATGGACGCTTTCGAGTATTTTAGCATTTCTTAACAAATTTTGATCATTCGAGGAACGGGGGATGAAACAGAAGTGTAGACAGCTTTTAAAACAAAGACAGCCAGCTAGGGTAGGAAAAGGTGGGGTTTCAGTTCAAGAGGACTACTACTACACTATTATACTATACTACAACTTGGCCCAATATTCTTCTTGGGATTGGTGGTAAAAGACCCTCTATTCTCCTTTTAATTCTATAAATACGTACTCTCCCCCTTCATCATCCCTCCTTCCACTTAAACCTACATACAGTCCCTCCAAATTTACATATTGTATGCACATGAATTTGTGCACACAACCCTGTATTTTATAACATGTATTAGGGTTAGAGATATGGAGTAGAATTACTGAAGCAACTAGGTCCTGAAATGGTTGTCTAAGTGTTCTTCCACAGCTTTCTTGAACTGCTTCTCCTCATCTTAAATAAATTCATCTGGATCTACAATTTGATGGCCTTTACAGCAGTTCAATATAGCTGTGGGAAGACACAGAGAGAATCAACATACATCTATTTTCTTTAACAGATTCAAACCAATTATCTGCTGCATGTCTGGTTTATAATTTACTTGATCTGTTTAAATTTTGTTTCTAGGTTATGTTTCACACAGTTTTCAGATCTGTAATATTCTCACCAGTTTGTTCTTGTTAATTCTTTTCATTTTCAATAATCAGGCTTTTCAATATCTGTTATAACAAATATCGAGATGAGCAAGAATTCAGAATCGAACTCAGAACCAAACAAGAGATAAGCTGTTACCTAAGTTGCTGTTGATTTTGCTTTCATTTATCTGATTCAATTTCTGACTAATATTGGATCTGTACTTTGCTTGGTTGTTTGGTGACAACTGTTATTAGTATAATAAATTAGTTTCTGAATATATTACACTTTACACATACCTGATTTGGAGTATTCTTATTTGGGGTTTTCAGtcttgattatttatttaattatttatttctctATCAGGTGTAATTTACCACTGTATATATCTCTTTCTCCCCAAACGTCAGGCTGAAAACAACTTCTTACCTGATTCAGTAGAAAATATACAAACACCTCTTTTtacatattaaaattatttaaaatacaTATGTCATATTATACTGTGAATACGTAGAGTTGTATGATTGCAGAGTTGTGGTTAATCATTTGTTTGCCTGATTGGATTACATCTAGCAGAGAAGCCAGGTCTTGCAGTTTCACTCACGCACATGCAGAGTAATTAATCAAGACAAGATTGAAAATATATGCTTAATAGCAGGTGATACCATTTTTACTTGTTTTTGGACACTAATTAGTAAATATATgataatatattgagaaagaaGTTTCTAAAGTTAACTTAAGACACAATTATCTAAAGTGATTATACAGTTTCGtctataaaatatatataaaagtTGAATgatatttttgtaataattaaaTTAACTTCCTGCATTTTACACAAATAATCATGATTTTGTATTAAAAACTGACTTAACTTTAGGTAATTTTTTAAATTAGTTAATTTTAGAGCATCTACAATGCTAAAAAAATTCTTGGCTAAAAATCTAGATGAAATATTATAAATAACATTAttgggattttataaaaaaagAATGCACTCCACAGGGACACACCAAACATCTCCAATGTGAGAAAATTCTTATCTAAAAATTTATGTAACATGtcataaataaaaaaatagaaatataATGTGATGTAAAAAAAAGTTACACTCCAGTTCAATGAGACATTAATGTTAGCTAAAATTTTAGTCAATATCATAATATTGGTTATATTTCATGAGACTTATAACAAAACTCCACATCATTTAAtatcatattaaaattatatattttatttataacaatttaaaataataataatatataatttttaaaatataaccAACAATTATAGGTAACCCAGTTGAAAAGCTCAACAAATTTTAGATaatcattattttatatttttttaactaACAGTTTTATCAAACACCATTGCAAATGCTCTTAGTTAAAAATTTAGTCAAACTCTTGATTTTAGCCATATTTGTTGAATGTGAAATATGTAGCCAAATGTCACATAATTTGTTACCATATCAAAATAAAATAGTTCATTTATAACATCTTAAAATAATGATAACATACtagttttaaaatatatcttTTATAAGTtcgataaattttaaataatcaatatttTACACTATTTAGTCAATTATTTTAGTCAACGAGTATCGAAGTTGCTCTTAGTAATTTTAAATGATATATTGTATCCTAAGATTTTGTGGTAATTAACTTATTTTCAGTTATAATCATAAATAAATGTATAAAATCTACATAAATTCCCAACAATTAAATTATATAATCATTGAATTACCGAATCTAATAAatattagtataattttttttaagaacAAATATGTTAATTCACTGATAAAAAGCCATACGACATCTATACCAATAATCGAGTCAAATAAACAGTATATTGTAATCGACGGTTCTCATGAAGAGAAAATTAACTGATATTTTGAAGATGATGTATATACAAATACAAGTACTCACTTCATGCATTCTCGTTGAATAAGCTATTGTTTGAGCTATCTACCAGAATTGTGATTCCATACAAAATTTCATCACTGAATGAACACCCCCGCTTATAATTAAGAAGCAAAAAACAAATCTTTTACCGAGAAAAGAAAACAACCTGAAAATACAAGTTAAAAATCTAAATATAACAAACAGAAataaatgaaaattttaaaaaaaaacttagaTCTTTACAATCAGAATCACAAGGTCGGTCGTAAATTCTCACTCCAATAAGCTCCATTTGAATCGAAGAAAAAGCCGGTCCAAAACACCGATAATGTAGATCCAGACAAATAAATCAAACCTAATCAAAAGGATATAAATTTTTCACCAATAAGAAAATTATTGTGTTTAAGAAAGAGGATCTCTCGGGAAACAAAAACCTGTTACAACAAACAAAATAATTTCATCAAATACATCCAAATTGAAACCAAATTCAAATACATTGCAGTTGCCTATGTATTAATAACCGAGCCATTTATTTCCTTTTAACAGCACCGGTTTTTTTTTACTCTGAActaactactactactactaatAATGAACTAAAACCAAAAGATCCTTCCCTGCAGAATTGCAGCTACGGTTCGTACAAGTAGCTCTGACCATGCCTTACTAATAGGCTATAGCTAGCGGTACCACCAAATTGTAAACGTATAGAATCGaacgggacggagggagtagtaaTTTAGAAGGCTAATTTTGCCTCCGTCCCGTTCGATTCTATATGTTtactatttgcacgtatttcgaggtTTATGTAAATGTATAGAATCGaacgggacggagggagtagtttGATAATGTTTtcttcaaattattttttttgaataaaagtttaaacatgaaacttttattcagaaaaaaaattaaaaaaatattgtgGAATTCTGTTTTAAATGAGTATTAAAAAGCGTACTGAAAAGTAACGTCTAGAAATTAAATGGGATAGAGGGAGTATAACTACAACATTATTTTACTCCAAAAATTACACACACAGTTTACACAAGAAATTAGTTCCTTAGGGGAAACTAAAGGAGCTTCATTATGAAGAGCAACCAACTTGTAAGTTCTGTGTTAAGTAACGGGAATTCGAACCCGAATTGCCTAAACCGAGCTCTGATATCATGTGAAGTAAGCAGATGCACTAAAATCTTAAAATAGTAGAGTAAGGTCACAATAtaattttatactttttaatAATATGAAATCTTAGAAAAAAAGCTTAAGGTGTCACGTGTCATTTTGGGTCCAAGTCGAAGAGTGGATGATGAAAGCGGAAATAATAATTTGTTCGAACCTGATAAAGTTAGTTTGAAAAATGAATTACGGATGCCCATCTAACATCTTAATTTACATAACAATAATTTATGTCTacaataaaataaattaaataagaaaattttaTCTCATATAAATAGAGGTGGCCAGACGGCCGGTTTGGCTCGGCACGCACGTGAACCGGCTCACCTAAAACTCGCTTGACTCGGCGCGTTGCGTGCCGGTTAATTATTCGGCATTAACCGCCTGTAGAGGCGAACCGAACACGAATCAGGATTGTTAAAACTGCGAACGGACCGGCACGGCACGCGAACCAGCCAGTGTAATTCGTAAACGAATAAGAGTCTGACTTAATCGTTATTCGGCCTGTGAACCGCCTGGCCCGTGTTAGTAATCAACTAACTAAATTAAATCATCACTCCTTGAATATCAGCAAGACAGCAACAGTGTAAATCATCACATGATTTATTGtgctttttattaaaataattaattataaatattattatattgaattgGTGGCTGATGGACAGGAAATGGAAATTGGTAAATATAAAATAATGATGCAGCTCGCCTCGGCTCGCCAACTCGGCACGGCCCGGGCTCCTGTTTTAATAAATCGCAGCATGCAACTAGTACAATTCTATAACTCGTCTAAACCGCGAGCCGTTCACGGGCTCTCATTTCTTGAATCGACACGAGCCCGGCACAGCTCGTCTAGTTAAGCGTGCCGTTCACGAGTCCTATATTAGCTGAATCGGCCCGCCTAAAATTCGGCACGGTTCGTTCGAACCGCTCGTTTGGCCACCTCTACATATAAATAGCATAATATTTTGATTGAATTGATTTCACCTTGCCCCCATCAAATTGGTGAAGAGAATTGAAGTTGTCATGTGGCAACAAACAAAACAGTTGTACATTACACTGTGTGCCTTTGGCTGTCATGCCTAGATTCAGATACTAGGCTCTTAGCCTAGCCACTCTTTTTGCATGATTAATTTACACACCAAATATGCACAGTAGCTAATTATGTAATGTACCTAACAAACACCAACTCCCACCGTTTGGTTTTT is a genomic window containing:
- the LOC141715221 gene encoding uncharacterized protein LOC141715221 — its product is MLIQKLRSEGWESLLENVRSFCERHTILIPDMNAPYFDVLKSLRRQGKQKQMVTMEHHYRVEIFTAAIDQQLQELNNRFSEQMTELLILSASLNPRDGYRSFNIENICKLAEKFYPEDFLGDEKIHLQYLKNLSTLGDLCHGLVTTGKADMYPLVDRLLRLVLTLPASTATSERGFSAMKIVKTSLRNRMKDEFLRDCLIVYIEKEIAETIYADEIIDSFYLIKERCAHLK